The proteins below are encoded in one region of Brassica napus cultivar Da-Ae chromosome A6, Da-Ae, whole genome shotgun sequence:
- the LOC125575885 gene encoding uncharacterized protein LOC125575885 isoform X2: MKNNLKKKGKLLSIAKDCEVEVSIQEDGFRGSWYRAILEQNPTRVTGKKLRVSYKTMFNEDGVSPLKETIERSFIRPVPPECLNEGVVFKEGSVVDAYFNNGWWTGVIVVERPDGSFLVYFDDPPDIMRFIRSQLRPHADWIGSKWVKSKNKVLSQHMFTRGKLVEMTREISESEKEKIWVRALVITEVRKQGDDRRKFLIKRCTISQNSSDEAEGKHLIVDICKIRPSPPRDLCAEYSLNDYVEVVVTHGWRKGRVTEILLENKYKVYFAATKEDAVFNYTEIRLSMEWLGGGSWIRAHEREFENNAGTPIRPGQDSPSNTLATDEDDTLNDDATKIRSDQESPSITLVLESNEEDKVNDDATEITSSLERHRNTSVLEATEAETQNHETIYGKELPLPHESEDMMDDVATPIIDPQEIPRGETMSESNDKIALPKRISETGTKGVVLQRINKRSNLKLVGKVETLLGKEFKKLEDSFLAPVIKMGRKQKLMVFSRHLIHHLLLRRIDIGEKGLWFTFGEQLMRFSLREFHLTTGLPCVVDKDEDEAETSATKKKKKDPWMNKNQTLNTLLKLLVEKSKELTADQRLRLGATILVEGILMASNPVTSIPEERLLRARNFKEFCKYPWGNLAFDYLLKEVKSFTYAKLTENNQYAICGFIYALQLWALSSVNQLGTFFGISDDGIQFPLCLHWKETKALTIEEVNRFDQMEKVDVKCILGDPGLHSDLVEDVDCEFGRVVDLVKRGYRLKRQDWLNRSVDIAVAEAEVDENNSVPGIDATDQEKIEFLNNKVVSLEERVKYLEGLLNIRGETVKETEKSKETEAATKTKVNGQNADYELDENEVLGVYIDAKRKEIAKRKKNGVRPPREVGHQDEDDVEVEVNEEQPQEEEEQQQEDDTEDDVDDGDKESENPETNEGQTQEEEEQHQEDDAEVNEEQPQEEEEQQEEEDTEDDVDDGDKESENPETNEKQEEEEQQQEDDTEVNTDVDVGAKENGSENPVKGSKKRGRKVNISQCIRVYKMLFSIIYVTFFIVSSKLKDGEENEDAYEKPVKVTRKSERVTKVNISLCIMLYKMLFSIINVTFFIVSSKLKGGEVNEDASEKPMKGTRKSKRGTKVNISQCIRVYKMLFSIINVTFFIVSSKLKGGEVNEDASEKPMKGTRKSKRGTKVNISLCIMLYKMLFSILYVTFFIVSSKLKDGEENEYAYEKPVKVTRKSERVTKGKKKGVTPPREVQQQVEDHAETNEDGEGNEDASKKHVKFTKKNGRGNKEHNVGTPKSKKQKKQFEKDSADDVIGSVLEDLKNAD, translated from the exons atgaaaaataatttgaagaaaaaaggaaaactttTGTCTATTGCCAAAGATTGTGAAGTAGAAGTATCTATTCAAGAAGATGGGTTCAGAGGTTCTTGGTATAGAGCTATCCTCGAGCAAAATCCGACGAGAGTAACAGGAAAAAAGCTTCGGGTTAGTTACAAAACTATGTTCAACGAAGATGGTGTAAGTCCTTTGAAGGAAACTATTGAAAGAAGTTTTATTCGGCCAGTCCCGCCAGAGTGTCTGAATGAGGGTGTCGTATTCAAGGAAGGGTCGGTGGTGGATGCTTATTTTAATAATGGTTGGTGGACTGGTGTTATCGTAGTTGAAAGGCCAGATGGTAGTTTTttggtttactttgatgatcCACCAGACATAATGAGATTCATCAGAAGCCAACTGAGACCTCATGCTGATTGGATCGGCTCCAAATGGGTCAAAAGCAAAAACaag GTATTGAGTCAACACATGTTTACGAGAGGGAAGTTGGTGGAAATGACCCGTGAAATTAGTGAAagtgaaaaggaaaaaatttGGGTCCGAGCATTGGTAATTACAGAAGTTCGGAAACAAGGAGATGATAGAAGAAAATTTCTGATCAAAAGATGTACAATCTCACAAAATTCGAGTGATGAAGCGGAAGGAAAACATTTAATAGTTGATATTTGCAAAATAAGGCCATCTCCTCCTCGAGATCTTTGTGCAGAGTACAGTCTGAACGACTATGTTGAAGTGGTTGTTACCCATGGGTGGCGCAAAGGTCGAGTGACGGAAATTCTCCTTGAAAACAAATACAAAGTGTATTTCGCTGCCACAAAAGAGGATGCGGTTTTTAATTATACTGAGATTAGGCTGTCAATGGAGTGGCTAGGTGGTGGTAGTTGGATTCGCGCACATGAG AGAGAATTTGAAAATAATGCTGGCACACCAATCAGACCCGGTCAAGATAGTCCTAGTAACACACTTGCCACCGATGAAGATGATACGTTGAATGATGATGCCACCAAAATCAGATCCGATCAAGAGAGCCCTAGTATCACACTTGTTTTAGAATCCAATGAAGAGGATAAGGTGAATGATGATGCCACAGAAATCACATCCTCTCTCGAGAGACACAGAAACACTTCTGTTTTAGAAGCCACTGAGGCTGAAACACAAAACCATGAAACCATATAT GGAAAGGAGTTACCATTACCTCATGAATCAGAAGATATGATGGATGATGTAGCCACTCCAATCATAGACCCTCAAGAGATTCCACGAG GTGAAACGATGAGTGAGTCTAATGACAAGATTGCTTTGCCAAAAAGAATCTCCGAAACTGGTACAAAAGGAGTCGTATTGCAAAGAATTAACAAGCGCTCCAATCTGAAGTTGGTTGGTAAAGTTGAAACCCTTTTGGGCAAAGAATTCAAGAAGCTTGAAGATTCATTCTTGGCTCCGGTAATTAAGATGGGAAGGAAGCAGAAGCTTATGGTGTTTTCAAGGCATTTGATTCATCACTTACTCTTAAGGAGAATTGATATAGGCGAGAAGGGTTTGTGGTTTACTTTTGGAGAACAACTAATGAGGTTTTCTCTAAGAGAATTCCACTTGACAACGGGTCTGCCTTGTGttgttgataaagatgaagatgaagccgAGACTTCagcaacaaaaaagaagaagaaagatccATGGATGAACAAGAATCAAACTCTAAACACCTTGCTTAAGCTTCTTGTCGAAAAGAGTAAAGAGCTTACTGCTGATCAGAGATTAAGATTGGGAGCTACAATCCTTGTGGAAGGGATATTGATGGCAAGCAATCCGGTGACAAGTATTCCAGAAGAGCGTCTGCTTAGAGCTAGAAATTTCAAAGAGTTTTGCAAGTATCCCTGGGGGAATTTGGCCTTTGATTATTTACTGAAAGAAGTGAAGAGCTTTACCTATGCAAAGCTGACGGAGAATAATCAATACGCGATTTGTGGCTTTATATATGCGCTTCAGCTCTGGGCGTTATCTTCTGTGAATCAACTAGGCACATTCTTTGGTATTAGCGATGATGGAATTCAGTTTCCCTTGTGCTTGCATTGGAAAGAAACCAAAGCGCTTACTATTGAGGAGGTTAACAGATTCGACCAAATGGAGAAG GTTGATGTCAAATGTATCCTTGGAGATCCCGGATTGCATAGCGACTTGGTTGAAGATGTTGACTGTGAATTTGGAAGAGTTGTTGATCTTGTCAAAAGAGGATATCGTTTGAAGAGACAAGATTGGCTCAATAGAAGTGTCGACATTGCCGTTGCTGAAGCTGAAGTGGACGAAAATAATTCTGTTCCTGGGATTGATGCAACTGATCAAGAAAAGATTGAATTCCTCAATAATAAGGTAGTGTCTCTTGAAGAAAGAGTGAAGTACCTTGAAGGTCTTTTGAACATTCGTGGAGAAACTGTGAAG GAAACTGAGAAGTCAAAAGAAACTGAAGCCGCCACAAAAACCAAG GTAAATGGACAGAATGCCGATTATGAACTTGACGAAAATGAAGTTTTAGGAGTTTATATAGATGCCAAAAGAAAGGAAATCGCTaag AGAAAGAAGAATGGTGTAAGACCTCCACGTGAAGTAGGACatcaagatgaagatgatgtaGAAGTCGAAGTCAATGAA gaacaaccacaagaagaagaggaacaacaacaagaagatgATACAGAAGACGATGTGGACGATGGTGATAAAGAGAGTGAAAATCCGGAAACCAATGAA GGACAGACACAAGAGGAAGAGGAACAACACCAAGAGGATGACGCAGAAGTCAATGAA gaacagccacaagaagaagaggaacaacaagaagaagaggatacAGAAGACGATGTGGACGACGGTGATAAAGAGAGTGAAAATCCGGAAACCAATGAA AAACAAGAGGAAGAGGAGCAACAACAAGAGGATGACACAGAAGTCAATACAGATGTTGACGTCGGTGCTAAGGAAAATGGATCTGAAAACCCCGTGAAAGGTTCAAAGAAACGTGGAAGAAAGGTAAATATCTCTCAGtgtataagggtttataaaatgtTGTTTAGTATAATCtatgtaactttttttattgtgtCATCAAAATTGAAGGATGGAGAAGAAAATGAGGATGCATATGAAAAGCCCGTGAAGGTTACAAGGAAAAGTGAAAGAGTAACTAAGGTAAATATCTCTCTGTGTATAATGCTTTATAAAATGCTGTTTAGTATAATCAatgtaactttttttattgtgtCATCAAAATTGAAGGGTGGAGAAGTAAATGAGGATGCATCTGAAAAGCCCATGAAGGGTACAAGGAAAAGTAAAAGAGGAACTAAGGTGAATATCTCTCAGtgtataagggtttataaaatgcTGTTTAGTATAATCAatgtaactttttttattgtgtCATCAAAATTGAAGGGTGGAGAAGTAAATGAGGATGCATCTGAAAAGCCCATGAAGGGTACAAGGAAAAGTAAAAGAGGAACTAAGGTGAATATCTCTCTGTGTATAATGCTTTATAAAATGTTGTTTAGTATACTCtatgtaactttttttattgtgtCATCAAAATTGAAGGATGGAGAAGAAAATGAGTATGCATATGAAAAGCCCGTGAAGGTTACAAGGAAAAGTGAAAGAGTAACTAAG GGAAAGAAGAAAGGTGTAACACCCCCACGTGAAGTACAACAACAAGTAGAAGATCATGCAGAAACCAATGAA GATGGAGAAGGGAATGAGGATGCATCTAAAAAGCACGTGAAGTTTACAAAGAAGAATGGAAGAGGAAATAAG GAACACAATGTTGGCACCCCCAAAtcgaaaaaacaaaagaaacaatttGAGAAAGATTCAGCTGATGATGTGATAGGAAGTGTTTTGGAAGATCTTAAAAATGCCGATTAG
- the LOC125575885 gene encoding uncharacterized protein LOC125575885 isoform X8 codes for MKNNLKKKGKLLSIAKDCEVEVSIQEDGFRGSWYRAILEQNPTRVTGKKLRVSYKTMFNEDGVSPLKETIERSFIRPVPPECLNEGVVFKEGSVVDAYFNNGWWTGVIVVERPDGSFLVYFDDPPDIMRFIRSQLRPHADWIGSKWVKSKNKVLSQHMFTRGKLVEMTREISESEKEKIWVRALVITEVRKQGDDRRKFLIKRCTISQNSSDEAEGKHLIVDICKIRPSPPRDLCAEYSLNDYVEVVVTHGWRKGRVTEILLENKYKVYFAATKEDAVFNYTEIRLSMEWLGGGSWIRAHEREFENNAGTPIRPGQDSPSNTLATDEDDTLNDDATKIRSDQESPSITLVLESNEEDKVNDDATEITSSLERHRNTSVLEATEAETQNHETIYGKELPLPHESEDMMDDVATPIIDPQEIPRGETMSESNDKIALPKRISETGTKGVVLQRINKRSNLKLVGKVETLLGKEFKKLEDSFLAPVIKMGRKQKLMVFSRHLIHHLLLRRIDIGEKGLWFTFGEQLMRFSLREFHLTTGLPCVVDKDEDEAETSATKKKKKDPWMNKNQTLNTLLKLLVEKSKELTADQRLRLGATILVEGILMASNPVTSIPEERLLRARNFKEFCKYPWGNLAFDYLLKEVKSFTYAKLTENNQYAICGFIYALQLWALSSVNQLGTFFGISDDGIQFPLCLHWKETKALTIEEVNRFDQMEKVDVKCILGDPGLHSDLVEDVDCEFGRVVDLVKRGYRLKRQDWLNRSVDIAVAEAEVDENNSVPGIDATDQEKIEFLNNKVVSLEERVKYLEGLLNIRGETVKETEKSKETEAATKTKVNGQNADYELDENEVLGVYIDAKRKEIAKRKKNGVRPPREVGHQDEDDVEVEVNEEQPQEEEEQQQEDDTEDDVDDGDKESENPETNEGQTQEEEEQHQEDDAEVNEEQPQEEEEQQEEEDTEDDVDDGDKESENPETNEKQEEEEQQQEDDTEVNTDVDVGAKENGSENPVKGSKKRGRKDGEENEDAYEKPVKVTRKSERVTKVNISLCIMLYKMLFSIINVTFFIVSSKLKGGEVNEDASEKPMKGTRKSKRGTKVNISQCIRVYKMLFSIINVTFFIVSSKLKGGEVNEDASEKPMKGTRKSKRGTKVNISLCIMLYKMLFSILYVTFFIVSSKLKDGEENEYAYEKPVKVTRKSERVTKGKKKGVTPPREVQQQVEDHAETNEDGEGNEDASKKHVKFTKKNGRGNKEHNVGTPKSKKQKKQFEKDSADDVIGSVLEDLKNAD; via the exons atgaaaaataatttgaagaaaaaaggaaaactttTGTCTATTGCCAAAGATTGTGAAGTAGAAGTATCTATTCAAGAAGATGGGTTCAGAGGTTCTTGGTATAGAGCTATCCTCGAGCAAAATCCGACGAGAGTAACAGGAAAAAAGCTTCGGGTTAGTTACAAAACTATGTTCAACGAAGATGGTGTAAGTCCTTTGAAGGAAACTATTGAAAGAAGTTTTATTCGGCCAGTCCCGCCAGAGTGTCTGAATGAGGGTGTCGTATTCAAGGAAGGGTCGGTGGTGGATGCTTATTTTAATAATGGTTGGTGGACTGGTGTTATCGTAGTTGAAAGGCCAGATGGTAGTTTTttggtttactttgatgatcCACCAGACATAATGAGATTCATCAGAAGCCAACTGAGACCTCATGCTGATTGGATCGGCTCCAAATGGGTCAAAAGCAAAAACaag GTATTGAGTCAACACATGTTTACGAGAGGGAAGTTGGTGGAAATGACCCGTGAAATTAGTGAAagtgaaaaggaaaaaatttGGGTCCGAGCATTGGTAATTACAGAAGTTCGGAAACAAGGAGATGATAGAAGAAAATTTCTGATCAAAAGATGTACAATCTCACAAAATTCGAGTGATGAAGCGGAAGGAAAACATTTAATAGTTGATATTTGCAAAATAAGGCCATCTCCTCCTCGAGATCTTTGTGCAGAGTACAGTCTGAACGACTATGTTGAAGTGGTTGTTACCCATGGGTGGCGCAAAGGTCGAGTGACGGAAATTCTCCTTGAAAACAAATACAAAGTGTATTTCGCTGCCACAAAAGAGGATGCGGTTTTTAATTATACTGAGATTAGGCTGTCAATGGAGTGGCTAGGTGGTGGTAGTTGGATTCGCGCACATGAG AGAGAATTTGAAAATAATGCTGGCACACCAATCAGACCCGGTCAAGATAGTCCTAGTAACACACTTGCCACCGATGAAGATGATACGTTGAATGATGATGCCACCAAAATCAGATCCGATCAAGAGAGCCCTAGTATCACACTTGTTTTAGAATCCAATGAAGAGGATAAGGTGAATGATGATGCCACAGAAATCACATCCTCTCTCGAGAGACACAGAAACACTTCTGTTTTAGAAGCCACTGAGGCTGAAACACAAAACCATGAAACCATATAT GGAAAGGAGTTACCATTACCTCATGAATCAGAAGATATGATGGATGATGTAGCCACTCCAATCATAGACCCTCAAGAGATTCCACGAG GTGAAACGATGAGTGAGTCTAATGACAAGATTGCTTTGCCAAAAAGAATCTCCGAAACTGGTACAAAAGGAGTCGTATTGCAAAGAATTAACAAGCGCTCCAATCTGAAGTTGGTTGGTAAAGTTGAAACCCTTTTGGGCAAAGAATTCAAGAAGCTTGAAGATTCATTCTTGGCTCCGGTAATTAAGATGGGAAGGAAGCAGAAGCTTATGGTGTTTTCAAGGCATTTGATTCATCACTTACTCTTAAGGAGAATTGATATAGGCGAGAAGGGTTTGTGGTTTACTTTTGGAGAACAACTAATGAGGTTTTCTCTAAGAGAATTCCACTTGACAACGGGTCTGCCTTGTGttgttgataaagatgaagatgaagccgAGACTTCagcaacaaaaaagaagaagaaagatccATGGATGAACAAGAATCAAACTCTAAACACCTTGCTTAAGCTTCTTGTCGAAAAGAGTAAAGAGCTTACTGCTGATCAGAGATTAAGATTGGGAGCTACAATCCTTGTGGAAGGGATATTGATGGCAAGCAATCCGGTGACAAGTATTCCAGAAGAGCGTCTGCTTAGAGCTAGAAATTTCAAAGAGTTTTGCAAGTATCCCTGGGGGAATTTGGCCTTTGATTATTTACTGAAAGAAGTGAAGAGCTTTACCTATGCAAAGCTGACGGAGAATAATCAATACGCGATTTGTGGCTTTATATATGCGCTTCAGCTCTGGGCGTTATCTTCTGTGAATCAACTAGGCACATTCTTTGGTATTAGCGATGATGGAATTCAGTTTCCCTTGTGCTTGCATTGGAAAGAAACCAAAGCGCTTACTATTGAGGAGGTTAACAGATTCGACCAAATGGAGAAG GTTGATGTCAAATGTATCCTTGGAGATCCCGGATTGCATAGCGACTTGGTTGAAGATGTTGACTGTGAATTTGGAAGAGTTGTTGATCTTGTCAAAAGAGGATATCGTTTGAAGAGACAAGATTGGCTCAATAGAAGTGTCGACATTGCCGTTGCTGAAGCTGAAGTGGACGAAAATAATTCTGTTCCTGGGATTGATGCAACTGATCAAGAAAAGATTGAATTCCTCAATAATAAGGTAGTGTCTCTTGAAGAAAGAGTGAAGTACCTTGAAGGTCTTTTGAACATTCGTGGAGAAACTGTGAAG GAAACTGAGAAGTCAAAAGAAACTGAAGCCGCCACAAAAACCAAG GTAAATGGACAGAATGCCGATTATGAACTTGACGAAAATGAAGTTTTAGGAGTTTATATAGATGCCAAAAGAAAGGAAATCGCTaag AGAAAGAAGAATGGTGTAAGACCTCCACGTGAAGTAGGACatcaagatgaagatgatgtaGAAGTCGAAGTCAATGAA gaacaaccacaagaagaagaggaacaacaacaagaagatgATACAGAAGACGATGTGGACGATGGTGATAAAGAGAGTGAAAATCCGGAAACCAATGAA GGACAGACACAAGAGGAAGAGGAACAACACCAAGAGGATGACGCAGAAGTCAATGAA gaacagccacaagaagaagaggaacaacaagaagaagaggatacAGAAGACGATGTGGACGACGGTGATAAAGAGAGTGAAAATCCGGAAACCAATGAA AAACAAGAGGAAGAGGAGCAACAACAAGAGGATGACACAGAAGTCAATACAGATGTTGACGTCGGTGCTAAGGAAAATGGATCTGAAAACCCCGTGAAAGGTTCAAAGAAACGTGGAAGAAAG GATGGAGAAGAAAATGAGGATGCATATGAAAAGCCCGTGAAGGTTACAAGGAAAAGTGAAAGAGTAACTAAGGTAAATATCTCTCTGTGTATAATGCTTTATAAAATGCTGTTTAGTATAATCAatgtaactttttttattgtgtCATCAAAATTGAAGGGTGGAGAAGTAAATGAGGATGCATCTGAAAAGCCCATGAAGGGTACAAGGAAAAGTAAAAGAGGAACTAAGGTGAATATCTCTCAGtgtataagggtttataaaatgcTGTTTAGTATAATCAatgtaactttttttattgtgtCATCAAAATTGAAGGGTGGAGAAGTAAATGAGGATGCATCTGAAAAGCCCATGAAGGGTACAAGGAAAAGTAAAAGAGGAACTAAGGTGAATATCTCTCTGTGTATAATGCTTTATAAAATGTTGTTTAGTATACTCtatgtaactttttttattgtgtCATCAAAATTGAAGGATGGAGAAGAAAATGAGTATGCATATGAAAAGCCCGTGAAGGTTACAAGGAAAAGTGAAAGAGTAACTAAG GGAAAGAAGAAAGGTGTAACACCCCCACGTGAAGTACAACAACAAGTAGAAGATCATGCAGAAACCAATGAA GATGGAGAAGGGAATGAGGATGCATCTAAAAAGCACGTGAAGTTTACAAAGAAGAATGGAAGAGGAAATAAG GAACACAATGTTGGCACCCCCAAAtcgaaaaaacaaaagaaacaatttGAGAAAGATTCAGCTGATGATGTGATAGGAAGTGTTTTGGAAGATCTTAAAAATGCCGATTAG